Proteins from one Lonchura striata isolate bLonStr1 chromosome 6, bLonStr1.mat, whole genome shotgun sequence genomic window:
- the LOC144246443 gene encoding LOW QUALITY PROTEIN: uncharacterized protein LOC144246443 (The sequence of the model RefSeq protein was modified relative to this genomic sequence to represent the inferred CDS: inserted 2 bases in 1 codon; substituted 1 base at 1 genomic stop codon), giving the protein MCLETMALLSLLFVLVQSLIQYPQPAGDGLDEATHQRMRERQELLDREMARLMQELEQGPLQQQDEGWGAMLFGALQHSSSKDQSSRKTLGDERITEQEEDTADPEEGEEDRDMTLEAENSGTEDDREGSPVAADDGNKDDATEDNYDVKMKEDSDVNSGNYDVKEDSDVDNGYHLKKEGQSDGDMPGDTTTEGNEEEPGNVDQDKDTGKEEGEGNEEKNNSVTIKAGKNTDVNEGEDNVDGTEEYMDVKVQESRCANDQRSKDWTGQEDSNQCGNEIAHSGFPAPEEVNKDVIAEDGNDRNKDEXQADVNVEGNKNNDRQEEEQGNVAASEKGGSDGGREENASGGIENREDTQDAGNEKDILLVDGVEWPVEDLERGCSVTAELMESFTRVFVYSVSNSFDLVPQVAIGVGSAFEGWSPHEWDGVYRVLVPLNXPPGHTFHLEPSSAGQTAARTFSVRVELVCTCESEQLGKKLLCLLHHSQEELRRKQQRSLLETLCTGSYLDVEKTSRWFFQMVRCSWLHVPQSYSWHLLFQPCSRSCQFQLSRGKRTLSVEMLFGVCQGDYDIFVVNQPLEAQKGNSGNLVSSQPAKANILTRTAWPETFAVAEAKFFQHIARQIPCKRLHLKYLQLFTCMLSGTGFSTSNWKTLVMHVLNILPPVYWRRKEFPLRLWDIMAYKQLCLKWKRLDHFVLGNEKLPAEISLPPAMQKVEPLNLFEYLARDPDAHRKAMEAYAQLHFRLWMMLSNTEKNSLHKALMEKFTADCCDVDSL; this is encoded by the exons ATGTGCCTTGAG ACCATGGCTTTACTGTCACTGCTGTTTGTGCTTGTGCAAAGCCTGATCCAGTacccccagccagctggggatgggctggatGAGGCCACGCACCAGAGAATGCGGGAgcgtcaggagctgctggaccgTGAGATGGCCCGGCtgatgcaggagctggagcaggggcccctgcagcagcaggatgagggctGGGGAGCCATGCTCtttggtgccctgcagca cagcagcagcaaggaccAGAGCTCCCGCAAGACCTTGGGAGATGAGAGAATAACTGAACAGGAAGAAGACACCGCTGATCCagaggaaggtgaagaagaCAGAGATATGACTCTGGAGGCAGAAAACAGCGGCACTGAAGATGACAGAGAAGGCAgtcctgtggctgcagatgATGGCAACAAGGATGATGCCACTGAAGACAATTATGATGTGAAGATGAAGGAGGACAGCGATGTCAACAGTGGCAATTATGATGTGAAGGAAGACAGCGATGTCGACAATGGCTATCACTTAAAGAAAGAAGGACAGAGTGATGGGGATATGCCAGGAGACACTaccactgaaggaaatgaagaagaaCCTGGCAAT GTGGACCAAGACAAGGAcactggaaaggaagaaggagaaggaaatgaagaaaaaaacaatagtgTTACTATAAAGGCAGGCAAAAACACTGATGTAAATGAAGGTGAAGACAATGTAGATGGAACAGAAGAATACATGGATGTGAAGGTGCAGGAAAGCAGATGTGCCAATGACCAAAGAAGTAAAGACTGGACTGGGCAGGAAGATAGCAATCAATGTGGGAATGAAATTGCCCATAGTGGTTTTCCTGCACCTGAGGAAGTAAATAAGGATGTGATAGCAGAAGATGGCAATGACAGAAACAAGGATGAATAACAGGCTGATGTGAATGTGGAGGGAAACAAGAATAATGATAGACAAGAAGAGGAACAAGGTAATGTGGCTGCCAGTGAAAAAGGTGGCAGTGATGGtggcagggaagaaaatgccAGTGGTGGAATTGAAAACAGAGAAGACACCCAAGATGCTGGGAATGAGAAGGACATCCTTTTAGTGGATGGTGTAGAGTGGCCTGTGGAGGACCTGGAGAGAGGCTGCTCAGTGACAGCTGAGCTGATGGAGAGCTTCACACGTGTCTTTGTGTACAGTGTGAGCAATAGCTTTGATCTGGTGCCTCAAGTAGCCATCGGGGTGGGCAGTGCCtttgagggctggagcccccatGAGTGGGATGGGGTGTACCGTGTGCTGGTCCCACTGAA CCCGCCAGGGCACACCTTCCACCTAGAGCCAAGCAGTGCAGGGCAGACGGCAGCAAGGACCTTCAGCGTCCGTGTGGAGCTGGTGTGCACGTGTGAGAGCGAGCAGCTGGGCAAGAAGCTGTTGTGCCTCCTGCACCACTCGCAGGAGGAGCTGCGGCGGAAGCAGCAGCGCAGCCTCCTGGAGACACTCTGCACCGGCTCCTACCTGGATGTGGAGAAAACCTCCCGCTGGTTCTTCCAGATGGTGAGATGCTCGTGGCTGCATGTGCCTCAGTCATACTCATGGCACTTGTTGTTTCAGCCCTGCAGCCGGTCCTGCCaattccagctgagcagaggcAAGAGGACCCTGTCGGTGGAGATGCTTTTTGGGGTGTGCCAAGGGGACTATGACATCTTTGTGGTCAACCAGCCCTTAGAGGCCCAGAAAGGCAACTCCGGTAACCTTGTGAGCAGTCAGCCCGCCAAGGCCAACATCCTCACAAGAACAGCATGGCCTGAGACATTCGCTGTGGCGGAGGCAAAATTCTTCCAGCACATTGCCAGGCAGATACCATGTAAGAGGTTGCACCTGAAATACCTGCAGCTCTTCACCTGCATGCTGAGCGGCACAGGTTTTTCCACCTCTAACTGGAAGACTCTGGTCATGCATGTGTTAAACATCTTACCACCGGTCTACTGGCGCAGGAAGGAATTTCCACTGCGGCTGTGGGACATCATGGCATacaagcagctctgcctgaaATGGAAACGCCTGGACCATTTTGTTCTAGGCAACGAGAAGCTTCCTGCAGAGATCAGCTTGCCGCCAGCAATGCAAAAGGTTGAGCCACTCAACCTCTTTGAGTACCTGGCCCGAGATCCGGATGCCCACAGAAAGGCAATGGAGGCTTATGCTCAGCTGCACTTTCGCCTCTGGATGATGCTCTCCAACACTGAGAAGAATTCCctgcacaaagctctgatggAGAAGTTCACAGCCGATTGCTGCGACGTCGACTCTTTGTGA